A genomic stretch from Erysipelothrix sp. HDW6C includes:
- a CDS encoding GntR family transcriptional regulator, with protein sequence MTHKYQSISLEIEQKIMNGHYNNTGNKLPTEEDLVNEYGVSRNTIRKAIDTLVKKGFIMPVQGSGMFIRDVSMKNSNAINLENFRGLTADYQYSKIETKLLEFQEVKATKKIAEIMQCNVGDDLYFINRLRIIDGKKWVVEYSYYNKQYIPFLNKEIINNSIYNYIQQALKKQIGYVDRIIEAGPLNEKDAKLLGLEVGDPALISTNKSMFKSGEIFDYSIDVHNYKYTKFLKLSNLL encoded by the coding sequence ATGACACACAAATACCAGAGTATAAGTTTGGAAATCGAACAAAAGATCATGAATGGTCACTACAACAATACTGGGAACAAACTACCCACCGAAGAAGATCTCGTAAATGAATATGGTGTCAGTAGAAATACGATTCGAAAAGCAATTGATACTCTGGTAAAAAAAGGCTTCATTATGCCTGTTCAAGGAAGTGGCATGTTTATACGTGACGTCTCAATGAAAAACTCCAATGCGATCAACCTTGAAAACTTTCGTGGACTTACTGCCGATTATCAATACAGCAAGATTGAAACCAAACTTCTTGAATTCCAAGAAGTAAAAGCAACAAAGAAAATTGCCGAGATTATGCAGTGCAATGTTGGCGATGATTTGTATTTCATCAACCGCCTTCGTATTATCGATGGGAAGAAATGGGTTGTTGAATACTCCTATTACAACAAGCAATACATTCCATTCTTAAACAAAGAAATTATCAATAACTCTATTTACAACTACATTCAACAAGCACTTAAGAAACAAATTGGATATGTTGATCGTATTATTGAAGCGGGTCCCTTGAATGAGAAAGATGCCAAACTCTTGGGTCTTGAAGTTGGTGATCCTGCATTAATCTCTACAAATAAATCAATGTTTAAATCAGGTGAAATTTTTGATTATTCAATCGATGTTCACAATTACAAATATACCAAGTTCTTAAAACTTTCGAACTTACTTTAG
- a CDS encoding VOC family protein, with the protein MLHHIELYVADLNETRQFWSWFLDTLGYALYQEWPDGFSYRIQDTYIVFVQTEDKYLHPPYHRKHSGLNHLAFHVANQTQFNQIQSHLIEHGIPLLYTDKQDMSPDILYFEDPNRMKVECILSGNRL; encoded by the coding sequence ATGTTACATCACATCGAACTCTATGTTGCTGACTTAAATGAAACGCGCCAGTTTTGGTCTTGGTTTTTGGATACGTTGGGGTACGCACTCTATCAAGAGTGGCCTGATGGATTTAGCTATCGCATTCAGGACACCTATATTGTCTTTGTACAGACTGAAGATAAATATCTTCACCCACCGTATCATCGCAAACACTCTGGTCTCAACCATCTTGCATTTCATGTCGCAAACCAAACACAGTTCAACCAGATACAATCACACCTCATTGAACATGGCATTCCCTTGCTTTATACGGATAAACAAGATATGAGTCCTGATATTCTTTATTTTGAGGATCCCAATCGTATGAAGGTTGAGTGCATCCTCTCTGGAAACAGACTCTGA